A region of Ferruginibacter albus DNA encodes the following proteins:
- the lepA gene encoding translation elongation factor 4 gives MKNIRNFCIIAHIDHGKSTLADRLLQTTNTISERDMQAQVLDDMDLEREKGITIKSHAIQINYKANGQEYILNLIDTPGHVDFSYEVSRALAACEGALLLVDATQGIQAQTISNLYLAIENDLEIIPVINKIDMDGAMIPEVKDQIVDLIGCKEEEILLASGKSGIGIEEILEAIVKRIPAPKGNPDAPLQALIFDSVFNSFRGIIVYYRILNGSLKKGDKIKFFATDNEYEADEVGILKLGLEAKKQVNCGDVGYIITGIKNAKEVKVGDTITTVVNPASDRIQGFEEVKPMVFAGIFPVSTDEFEELRDCMEKLQLNDASLTFELETSQALGFGFRCGFLGLLHMEIIQERLEREFNQTVITTVPNVSFLATTVKGEKIVVNNPTQMPDPTKMEKIEEPFIKAQIITKPEYIGNIMTLCIGKRGILMNQGYLTTTRVELIFEMPLTEIVFDFYDKLKGQTRGYASFDYHPLDMRESDIVRMDILLNGDKVDALSALIHRSRAQDFGRKLCEKLKELLPKQQFQIAIQAAIGAKVIARENISAMRKDVTAKCYGGDISRKRKLLEKQKEGKKRMRQIGNVEVPQEAFLAVLKLDS, from the coding sequence CGCCATACAAATCAACTATAAAGCAAATGGACAGGAATATATATTGAATTTGATCGATACTCCTGGTCACGTGGATTTCAGCTATGAAGTGAGTCGTGCATTGGCAGCCTGCGAAGGAGCTTTGTTATTGGTAGATGCTACCCAGGGCATACAGGCGCAAACCATTTCCAACCTATACCTCGCTATTGAAAATGACCTGGAAATAATCCCCGTTATCAATAAAATTGATATGGATGGTGCCATGATCCCGGAAGTAAAAGACCAGATCGTGGATCTGATCGGTTGTAAAGAAGAAGAGATATTATTAGCAAGCGGCAAAAGCGGTATCGGGATAGAAGAGATTTTAGAAGCCATTGTAAAAAGAATACCGGCACCGAAAGGCAACCCGGATGCACCGTTACAGGCATTGATATTTGATAGTGTTTTTAATAGCTTTCGCGGAATTATTGTGTATTACCGAATATTGAACGGCTCTTTGAAAAAAGGAGATAAGATCAAATTCTTTGCAACCGACAATGAATACGAAGCAGACGAAGTGGGCATTCTTAAATTAGGATTGGAAGCTAAAAAACAAGTGAACTGCGGCGATGTTGGCTACATTATAACCGGCATTAAAAACGCCAAGGAAGTAAAAGTAGGTGATACGATTACCACAGTTGTCAATCCTGCATCAGACAGAATACAAGGTTTTGAAGAAGTGAAGCCAATGGTATTTGCAGGAATATTTCCTGTAAGTACAGATGAGTTTGAAGAGCTGCGTGATTGCATGGAAAAGTTACAATTAAACGATGCCTCTCTAACATTTGAATTAGAAACTTCGCAGGCATTGGGCTTTGGTTTCCGTTGTGGATTCCTGGGCTTATTGCACATGGAAATCATCCAGGAGCGCTTAGAACGTGAGTTTAATCAAACGGTAATTACAACCGTACCGAACGTTAGCTTTTTAGCAACAACGGTAAAGGGAGAAAAAATTGTAGTAAACAATCCTACACAGATGCCCGATCCAACCAAAATGGAAAAGATCGAAGAGCCTTTTATCAAAGCACAAATAATTACAAAGCCTGAATATATTGGTAACATTATGACGCTTTGCATTGGCAAACGCGGCATTTTAATGAACCAGGGTTATTTAACTACAACCCGTGTTGAACTGATATTTGAAATGCCTTTAACGGAAATAGTTTTCGACTTCTACGATAAATTAAAAGGGCAAACCCGTGGCTATGCATCTTTCGATTATCACCCTTTAGATATGCGTGAAAGCGATATTGTTAGAATGGATATTTTATTGAATGGAGATAAAGTAGATGCCTTAAGCGCATTGATACATCGCAGCAGGGCACAGGACTTTGGAAGAAAGCTTTGCGAAAAGCTGAAAGAATTATTGCCAAAGCAACAATTCCAGATCGCTATACAAGCAGCTATAGGAGCAAAAGTTATAGCCCGTGAAAATATCAGCGCTATGCGTAAAGATGTTACGGCTAAATGTTACGGTGGTGATATCAGTCGTAAACGTAAGCTGCTGGAAAAGCAGAAAGAAGGTAAAAAGCGCATGCGCCAAATTGGTAATGTTGAGGTTCCTCAAGAGGCTTTCTTAGCAGTATTGAAGTTGGATAGTTAA